Part of the Flavobacterium sp. KS-LB2 genome is shown below.
TTAGTAAGCGTATCTTCTATTCCTAAGATATAAAGATCATCTAGCGGATCTATTAAATTATATTTATGTTTCTGATGTAGTTGTTGTTTAAAAGGAAACGCAAACAAGCTATCCATCATTTCCCGTGGAAAACCGTTTTGTTGCAAATGCAACTGAGAGATTCTATCCTCTTGTGCTGCAGACAACATATTTCCTATCCCTTCGATTTTTTTTTGCAAGTAATTGTACTTGCCTGTAAATAGTGTACTACTTGATTTAGCAATTGTACCCACAAGATTTTTAAATGGTATTTGGTTTACTTTACTGAAAATTTTGGGAGTTGATTGAAAACCACCGTATCCACCAAAAAGCTCATCGCCACCATCTGCAGATAACGCCACGGCTACATCTTTTCTAGCTAACTTACTCACTAATATAGTGGGAATACAAGAAATATCTGCCAATGGATCATCATATAGAAATGGTAATAGTGGTATTAAATCTATAGCATCTTGTTGTCTGCAGTCATAACTCGTATGTTCTGTACCCAAGTGAGTTGCTATTTTCATGGCATCATGGGATTCATCTACACCATCAGAAAATCCAATGGTAAACGTTTTTAATTTTTCGGTTCTGTCTTTCTGCAACAAAGCGGTTACCATCGTGCTATCAAAACCTCCACTCAAAAAAACTCCAATCGGTACGTCTGAGATCATTCTTAATTCAGAAGCTTCTTGCGCAAGTTTCTCAGTTTCTTGTACTGCTTCTTTGAAAGTACCTTTATATTTTTCTTTTTCTAATAAAGCTCCATAATTCCAATATGGTAGAACCTCTACTTCATTTGTCTTACAATCATAAATAGTCCAAGAGCCCGTACACGCTTTTTTTACTTTGTGAAGAATAGTATTGTCATTTGTACTGTATCCATAGTTTATGAACGTACACAGACTGGATACATCCACTTTAGCTGTGAAGGTTGTTGTATTAAAAAAAACTTTTAATTCAGAGCCAAATATTAATTTTTGGCTGTCTAAATACCAATATAATGGTTTTACACCCACACGGTCTCTGCACAAATACAACTTATCTTCTAATGAATTATAAATAGCAAATGCAAACATGCCCCTAAATTTTTCAACACATGCGGTACCAAAAGCGTGAAAACTTTTTAACACAACCTCCGTATCTGAGGAGGAAGTGAAAGCATATCCTAACGCTTTTAATTCCTCTTGAATTGTTTTAAAGTTATAAATTTCACCATTTAACACGATAGTTAGATGCTCGTACTGCATAGGTTGCTGACCTAAAGCAGATATATCTAGGATGGACAGTCTTGTGTGTCCTAAACCAATGCTGCCTCGGTCTGTTTTTTCAAAAAAAACTCCTTTACCATCTGGCCCACGGTGTGCTAATGCCGCATTGTATTTTTCTAATTGATCTTGACCTAATTGAAAAGAGGTGTCAAAAAAACCGCTAATTCCGCACATAGTTTGTTTTTATTAAATGGCCTAGCTCGTCAGAACTTAAAAATTCTACGTCTGGATACTTTTTTATTATTGCGGTCAATAAGATTTTAAATTGTCTCAAACTTTGTTCTTTGGCACTGGCATCTAGTCCACCTACGAAATTAATGCGATGCATACTGATGATTGCAGGGGTGTGAAATGTAAAAGCTAATTTTACCATATCTAGCGTTGCTTTTACCCAGTCCGTAGTTCCATGATAAGCAGGTTCAAAGTAAGCGTTTCTAACGATATAGTTCAAACCTGAAGTTTTATTGACTTGACCTGTGTAATGATAGGTATTTTTGTACCCTATTTTAGTAGGTTCTTGTTGGTAAAAAGACGTCTGAATATTCTTAATACCAGCAGCTTTGAATACCTTTTCTAATGCACTATTCCACACATAACGCGGGGCGATGATAGAACTAGATGTATATCCAAAAGCCTCTTCAAATAAATGCATTCCCTCTTTAATACTCGTTGCTACAAATTCGTTCTCCTTTTCATTCTCATATTCAAACGCTGCCATTAAATTCTTTCTATGTGCTTGTGCACTAGGTGCATCGATACCATAACAGCCGAGATGAAAAGCATTGATAAAAAACTGATTATTATTTTGCAATTCCTTTAACCAAAGCAATGCATTGATATGTTCCCTACCATGAAATTGTGGGCGAAAATGTCCCTGATTGATTAAGCTTTTTAATTTTTGCCAAACTTGGTCATTTCCATCGCGCTGCATGTAGGTTTCCATAAAGGATTGATAACTGTATTCTTGAAAATTACTGTTCTCTATTTTAGCATAATCGGGATTGGCAGTAATGAAATTAGTTGTTATTTTTATTTTTTTGCCAAGTTCACTTTCAATCTCATTTAACAGTAATTCTAAATCTTCTAAATCTTCTACTCGCTCTAAAGTATCCAATTTTGAGTGTGGATTTTTATTCATATCCACGCCTAAATTATTTAGCTGTAATTGAGTGGCCTTATTAGGTATTCTTTCACTTCCCCAATCGTCTGATTCTATGACCACAATTTTTCTACTTGTTTTATAGCCTTGCGCCAAGCTTTGTAAAAATCTTAATTTTCCAATTGCACTCATGTTAAGAATTTCCTATCTCGTTCACTGAAATAAATTCAACATCAGGCCATTTTTTTAGTATTTCGCTCAGTAACAGGTCGAGTGATCTTAGTCCTTTGATTCTGTTTGATTCTACAATTCCACCTACAAACGAAGCCCTGTGATTGGAGATGATGGCGGGTTGTTTGCAATTAAATGCTTGTTGTATGTTTCGCAGGCAGTCTGCCACCCCGTTGTTACCAATGGAAAAATTGGTTTCAAACACCGCATTACGAACCAACACACTTAATCCCGATTTTTTTTTTCGTCCTAGATAATTAAATGACCAGACATCTTTGCCATTTATTTGTGGTATTTTAAGAATTCGCCCAACATCTAACCATTGTACGCCTTCTTGTTTAAGAATAGACTCGAGACTTGGGTTGTAAAACATTGCGGGTGGTGTAAAAACTTTGGATGAATATCCATACAAATCCTTAAAAATAGATAAACTACTTTTTGTGATTTCCTGAGTGGATGCAACATCCTGTTGATCCCACACATCAAACGAAGCCTCAATACCTCTGGTGCGTTTGGGATATTGTAAATAATCATGACCTAGAAAGAAAAATTCTTGTTCAAACACTTTTCTTGCCACCGCTTGTTTGTTCTGTAATTCTTCCATCCACCAATTCACTTGCACGTGTTCGCGACCATGGGATTGCGGTACAAAAATGTTTTGCTCTATACCTTGTTTTACTATAGACAGCACCGTGTCGGAGTGGGGATAACGTTTGTACGTTTTTTCTATTGTTTCAAAATGATAATTTTGGAAGTGATCCGCTCTTATTTTTTCAAAATCCGGATTGCCTACATTGGTAACGGCTGTAATGCACGGGTGGTTTCCTAAATGGTCTTTGTATTTGGTAAGCACTTCAAAAAGGGCTTCCATATCGCTATTGGTTTCTAATGTGTCAAATTGATCAAACCGATTGGCATCCACATCAATGCCTTTTTCTCTTAAGGCTTCTCGAACTTCCATTGATTTTAAACGCACCGAGCCCCAATCATCGGACATGAAAATGATTTGTTTTATAGTAGTTTGGTAGCCTAAAGTGGCGGTGAGTTTTTTAAGGGTTTGTTTCATGTGTAGCTATTATTGATTTTTTATTGGTCACATGATTCTTCCAGATAGTAATTTCCTTTGATATCGAAATCTGGTTACGGAAGTTTCATTTGTGCTTATTGTTTTTCTAGTGGTCATCTTGATATTTTTAAGCACCCTTAGCGGTTGCACATTTACTTGTATGATTTTCTTTCCAGTATAATTGTATTGTTAGAGTATTATAGTGAATATAATTCCACA
Proteins encoded:
- the asnB gene encoding asparagine synthase (glutamine-hydrolyzing), whose amino-acid sequence is MCGISGFFDTSFQLGQDQLEKYNAALAHRGPDGKGVFFEKTDRGSIGLGHTRLSILDISALGQQPMQYEHLTIVLNGEIYNFKTIQEELKALGYAFTSSSDTEVVLKSFHAFGTACVEKFRGMFAFAIYNSLEDKLYLCRDRVGVKPLYWYLDSQKLIFGSELKVFFNTTTFTAKVDVSSLCTFINYGYSTNDNTILHKVKKACTGSWTIYDCKTNEVEVLPYWNYGALLEKEKYKGTFKEAVQETEKLAQEASELRMISDVPIGVFLSGGFDSTMVTALLQKDRTEKLKTFTIGFSDGVDESHDAMKIATHLGTEHTSYDCRQQDAIDLIPLLPFLYDDPLADISCIPTILVSKLARKDVAVALSADGGDELFGGYGGFQSTPKIFSKVNQIPFKNLVGTIAKSSSTLFTGKYNYLQKKIEGIGNMLSAAQEDRISQLHLQQNGFPREMMDSLFAFPFKQQLHQKHKYNLIDPLDDLYILGIEDTLTNLLLPKVDRGAMGVSLEGREPLLDHRLMEFAASLPYNYKHNGVESKRPIREIVYKYVPKALMDRPKVGFDLPIYKWLKSDLSFLLDQHLNTTSIARGGFFNPAYVDKLVSQFKKGELRYVSIIWRLLIFQMWFESWIEKNNSN